In one window of Meleagris gallopavo isolate NT-WF06-2002-E0010 breed Aviagen turkey brand Nicholas breeding stock chromosome 4, Turkey_5.1, whole genome shotgun sequence DNA:
- the LOC104910768 gene encoding WD repeat-containing protein 36-like, whose translation MAAGSPVGHIALWDLEEKKLKSQMRNAHSTAVAGMSFVPGEPLLITNGADNAIRVWIFDGPGGTGRVLRSRMGHSAPPTKIRYHGQNGEQILSAGMNSNSSYSV comes from the exons ATGGCAGCTGGTAGCCCGGTTGGTCACATAGCTTTGTGGGATCTAGAAGAGAAGAAACTAAAGAGTCAAATGCGAAATGCTCATTCCACAGCAGTAGCTGGTATGTCATTTGTCCCTGGAGAACCACTTCTTATTACTAATGGTGCTGATAATGCTATAAGG GTGTGGATTTTTGATGGACCTGGTGGTACAGGACGTGTATTGAGAAGCCGAATGGGCCATAGTGCGCCACCAACAAAAATCAGATACCACGGGCAAAATGGAGAGCAAATTCTTAGTGCAGGTATGAATTCTAATTCTTCTTATTCAGTCTGA